TACCCAATCGGTACCCATCCATTCCAAAAGGTCCCCGGCGATAACCCCCTGCTGCCTTGTATCAACAACCACTTTGTTGGCACTGAAATGCTTAAATGCATCTACTAATTGATTGCACCCGGTTCTGAACTCTTCTTCTGTAGGAGGGATTAGCCATTCATGCAGAATGTAATTGTAAGTAGGGTCATAGCTGATTTTAACAAAGTCTTCTTGAAAATAGATTTTCATTTCTTACAGTTTAAATGTTTCTAAGTGGTGCCTATTTTCACCTTTTCAGTATTATTATCATTTTGCAATTAAAGAAAAAGCAGGTTTTGAGCACCCTGTCTTTCTTATTCCATGATTAAAAACAAATGTTAATTAATCGATATTTTGTCAAGAGTAAATATACTTTGCGTTTTATCTCCTGTCAGCAATTTACCCAGGTAGCTCGTAAGTACGTACACCTCTTTGCTTGAAGCAAGCGTCGCGGAAGTTGGAAATTCCGTGCTGCCTATAGAAATCTCTTTGGTTTGAGTAGCGGTGGACCAACCATCTGCTGAACTCAGTATGTGCACTTTACCTTCACCAAGTCCGTTCTCAATCACCACCAGTTTATTATCACTTGTCCATGCTAACCCGTCTGGAGTTTTCATTCCATCTACTCCTGTGATCTCAGACACCTGTGACGGGTCATTGAGCATGATTTTGAATAGTTTATTCTCATCCGTTTTAGCTACGATAAGATACCCGTCCGAATGGTAAACAGCTCCATTCAAACCAAAGTAATTTGGCGCCGGAGTAAACAAACTGGCATTGGTTATGAATACTCCGGCATTATAAGACTGGTCGACTTTATAAATCACCGGAGAAAACGAGTCAGTGACGTAGATATTCCCGCTGTTATCAACAGTGATGCCGTTGGGGAAAGCTCCGCCATTTGGTGTAAGTGGTTTCAGGTCTAAGCCCTTTATCAGAGAGCCTGTGGTTAGGTCATAAACACCCAAATACGCAACAATTCCGGCTGTTGAACCATTAGCCCCACTTTTCTCAGAAGCTCCAACATCGCCACTGGCAACAATGAGCCGATTGTTTTCTTCATCTGCATATACAC
This region of Fulvivirga ulvae genomic DNA includes:
- a CDS encoding SBBP repeat-containing protein codes for the protein MYWINKITRNLSAKTLILAATATFFGCSDDDENTPSLLDNYTITATGMYPEGVDFDDKNNRFLIGSFNQGSISILSSDGTLETFINDSNLIGVTGVYADEENNRLIVASGDVGASEKSGANGSTAGIVAYLGVYDLTTGSLIKGLDLKPLTPNGGAFPNGITVDNSGNIYVTDSFSPVIYKVDQSYNAGVFITNASLFTPAPNYFGLNGAVYHSDGYLIVAKTDENKLFKIMLNDPSQVSEITGVDGMKTPDGLAWTSDNKLVVIENGLGEGKVHILSSADGWSTATQTKEISIGSTEFPTSATLASSKEVYVLTSYLGKLLTGDKTQSIFTLDKISIN